Proteins encoded by one window of Simiduia curdlanivorans:
- a CDS encoding GGDEF domain-containing response regulator, producing MSEPLHILHIDDSPDHLKIMQFMLLKAGLAHDLVQCKSREEVKALLDTSNNHFDLVILDYQMGDSTSEDMLKWFEGVPVVVATVHEDDDLDSQLMKKGAADFVSKSELSPRLLKRIIRHALERQCILNQFIEESWHDPLTGLYNRRFAMREITRLIVDKRRYGRNFSLAIIDMDDLKSINDSLGHLAGDKAIKFIADAMTTVVRSGDIIARFGGDEFLMIFPNTEIADAKTSLLRFLAHLQDNSLTVDGKDYCLTASCGLVSCGEASLQSILERADAKLYQAKSACKNCVVSE from the coding sequence ATGAGTGAACCTCTACACATCCTTCATATCGATGACTCGCCTGATCACTTGAAGATCATGCAGTTCATGCTGTTAAAAGCCGGGCTTGCTCACGATCTCGTGCAATGTAAAAGTCGCGAGGAAGTAAAGGCGCTACTGGACACGAGCAACAACCATTTCGACTTGGTGATACTTGACTACCAAATGGGTGATAGCACCAGCGAAGACATGCTCAAATGGTTTGAGGGCGTGCCGGTCGTTGTCGCAACGGTTCACGAGGATGATGATTTAGACTCACAACTGATGAAAAAAGGCGCCGCCGATTTTGTTTCCAAAAGTGAACTATCTCCCAGGCTTTTGAAACGTATTATTCGCCACGCACTTGAACGCCAGTGTATCTTAAACCAGTTTATCGAAGAATCTTGGCACGACCCATTAACCGGCCTATACAACAGACGCTTCGCGATGCGAGAAATTACCCGGCTGATTGTCGATAAAAGACGCTACGGTAGAAATTTTTCCCTCGCCATTATTGACATGGATGACCTAAAATCGATAAATGATTCGCTCGGCCACTTAGCCGGCGATAAGGCCATCAAGTTCATTGCCGACGCCATGACCACGGTGGTTAGATCAGGCGACATTATCGCGCGATTTGGCGGCGATGAATTCCTCATGATCTTTCCAAACACAGAGATTGCCGATGCCAAAACGTCGTTGCTGCGATTTTTAGCCCATCTACAGGACAATAGCTTAACGGTGGACGGGAAAGACTATTGCTTAACGGCCAGCTGTGGCCTCGTCAGTTGTGGAGAAGCTAGCCTACAGTCCATTCTGGAGCGCGCCGATGCAAAGCTCTACCAAGCCAAAAGCGCTTGTAAAAACTGCGTAGTGTCTGAGTAG
- a CDS encoding CHASE domain-containing sensor histidine kinase, whose amino-acid sequence MKSLAASLTAKPPWLVLLISLTISFFAAHITNLQSEKTGQERFQRQVEKLNADILHHLDTYLGLLRAGVGVYYASDSLNRSEWQKFVETLEIQRFYPGIQGIGYAQYFPHSEREAFEAAIRAEGFENFTLEPSYLRDYYAPVTFLEPFDWRNQRAFGYDMLSEPVRRAAMERARDTGEASISSYVVLVQETDKDVQAGFLMYLPVYRGKFVPEDLMAKRAQLQGFVYAPFRMKKLLANIADASATQLIYRITDTADAVETLELFHSDPDETQTPGSFFDQRDMTFAGRTWQINTLSTEAFDLEQTDNSALLVLIAGLVDSLLLFIMALTLFSHRRSALENAEQLSDQLHLSKKFQQMADFAPTALITVDKHGKIDLYNQQALQLFGYSEQELVGLSIEDLVPHRFRAEHPEYRAKYLQKPEQRAMGSGRDLYCQTKNGVELPVDIAIMPAQLNKSGYTVCSIVDISERKRQENLLRRKSSDLEQFVYAVSHDLKSPLVAISGLADLVSSKLENNEDSELDYLVQRISANTRQMERLLNDLLEVSRVAYKALELEPVDITDLAEQVLLLNKEAVEACGGSLNVTFTEGCFNAHKTLLLQLYTNFISNAVKYRSPLRTLKVDVSMQTDNKGSFISQIKDNGIGISPEWQSRVFDLFVRKGEGDGLGSGVGLSICKSVVERHHGSISVESEEDAGATFLVTIPAQTGSLIHAGRQQ is encoded by the coding sequence TTGAAATCTCTAGCAGCGTCATTAACGGCTAAACCACCATGGTTGGTGCTTCTTATATCACTAACTATTAGTTTCTTCGCTGCTCATATTACCAATTTACAATCCGAAAAAACCGGACAAGAGCGATTCCAGCGGCAAGTAGAGAAACTTAACGCCGATATACTGCACCATCTAGACACCTATTTGGGCTTATTGCGTGCCGGTGTAGGGGTTTATTACGCGTCTGACTCACTCAACCGCAGCGAATGGCAAAAGTTTGTAGAAACGCTGGAGATACAGCGCTTTTACCCGGGTATTCAAGGCATTGGTTATGCGCAGTATTTTCCCCATTCGGAAAGAGAAGCCTTTGAGGCGGCAATACGTGCAGAGGGCTTTGAGAACTTCACGCTGGAACCTTCATACCTACGCGACTACTACGCGCCTGTCACTTTCTTAGAGCCTTTCGATTGGCGCAATCAACGCGCCTTTGGCTACGATATGCTATCCGAACCCGTGCGTCGCGCAGCAATGGAACGCGCCCGCGATACTGGTGAGGCGAGCATTAGTAGCTATGTTGTGCTCGTGCAGGAAACTGATAAAGATGTACAAGCGGGATTTCTTATGTACCTGCCCGTTTATCGTGGAAAATTTGTACCTGAAGATTTGATGGCCAAACGCGCCCAACTGCAGGGTTTTGTGTATGCCCCATTTCGAATGAAAAAGTTGTTGGCCAACATCGCCGACGCCAGTGCCACCCAACTTATCTACCGTATAACCGACACCGCTGACGCCGTAGAAACCTTAGAGTTATTTCATTCAGACCCGGACGAAACGCAAACGCCGGGCAGTTTTTTTGACCAACGCGATATGACCTTTGCCGGTAGGACGTGGCAAATCAACACGTTAAGCACAGAGGCATTTGACCTAGAGCAAACTGATAATAGCGCCCTACTCGTGTTGATTGCAGGCTTAGTGGATAGCTTGCTGCTGTTTATCATGGCGTTAACGCTTTTTTCACATCGCCGATCGGCATTGGAGAACGCCGAACAGCTATCTGACCAGTTGCATCTTTCGAAAAAGTTTCAACAAATGGCCGACTTTGCGCCCACCGCGCTGATTACCGTGGATAAACACGGCAAGATTGACCTATACAACCAACAAGCACTGCAACTCTTTGGCTATTCAGAACAAGAGCTAGTTGGATTATCCATTGAAGATTTAGTACCACACAGATTTCGGGCCGAGCACCCAGAGTACCGAGCTAAATATTTACAAAAACCAGAGCAGCGAGCCATGGGTTCCGGCCGTGACTTGTACTGTCAAACCAAAAATGGTGTGGAGCTTCCGGTTGATATCGCCATCATGCCGGCACAACTGAATAAGTCTGGCTATACTGTTTGCTCGATCGTGGATATTAGCGAACGCAAGCGGCAAGAAAATCTGCTACGCCGAAAGTCTTCGGATTTGGAGCAATTTGTTTACGCAGTATCGCACGATCTAAAGTCGCCGCTGGTGGCCATTTCCGGTTTAGCTGATTTGGTTTCCAGCAAACTGGAGAACAATGAAGACAGTGAACTAGACTATTTAGTACAACGTATATCGGCCAACACTCGGCAAATGGAACGCCTGCTTAACGACTTACTCGAGGTGTCTAGAGTGGCCTATAAAGCCCTAGAACTAGAGCCTGTCGATATCACCGACCTTGCTGAACAAGTGTTGCTACTTAACAAGGAAGCCGTTGAAGCCTGCGGAGGCAGCTTGAATGTAACCTTCACTGAGGGATGCTTCAATGCCCACAAGACGCTGCTGCTACAACTCTATACCAATTTCATCAGTAACGCCGTTAAGTATCGGTCACCGCTTCGGACGCTTAAAGTAGACGTATCTATGCAAACAGATAACAAAGGCTCATTTATCAGCCAGATAAAAGACAATGGCATTGGCATTTCGCCTGAATGGCAGAGTCGGGTATTCGATTTATTTGTGCGCAAGGGCGAAGGCGATGGCTTGGGCTCTGGGGTGGGCTTGTCAATTTGTAAATCTGTGGTTGAGCGCCATCACGGTAGTATTTCTGTCGAGAGCGAAGAAGATGCCGGTGCGACCTTTTTGGTGACGATCCCGGCGCAGACAGGTTCACTGATCCACGCAGGCCGTCAACAATGA
- a CDS encoding translation initiation factor IF-2 N-terminal domain-containing protein, producing the protein MADVTVAELADAVGAPVERLLKQMQDAGLSQNSANECVTDHDKQVLLAFLKESHGASSSSPEKVALKRRGVTGSGLSNAATSSKPERLSPEEEAEILAEEIPKVFISYSYDSKEHETWVEQLAKMLRSDGIEAILDKWYLHPGDPITQFMEQGIRDANFVLIICTEKYKEKSDARVGGVGYEESIISSDMLSNSNYRKYIPILKSKSYSGSVPIALHSKKYIDLTSEDTFSPSYRDLLLTLYGRRPEAPPIGKAPDYVRS; encoded by the coding sequence ATGGCAGATGTTACCGTAGCAGAACTAGCAGATGCTGTAGGTGCTCCAGTAGAGCGACTTCTAAAACAGATGCAAGATGCTGGTCTCTCTCAAAATAGCGCTAATGAATGCGTAACTGATCATGACAAACAAGTTCTTTTAGCATTTCTAAAAGAATCGCATGGAGCATCTTCTTCATCACCGGAAAAAGTAGCTCTAAAGAGAAGAGGGGTTACTGGCTCTGGCTTATCAAATGCAGCAACTTCTTCTAAGCCGGAAAGACTCTCTCCTGAAGAAGAGGCTGAAATACTTGCCGAAGAAATTCCAAAGGTTTTTATATCCTATTCCTACGACTCCAAAGAACATGAAACTTGGGTGGAGCAACTAGCAAAAATGCTTCGCTCAGATGGCATTGAGGCTATTTTAGATAAATGGTATCTACACCCAGGCGATCCAATTACGCAGTTTATGGAACAAGGCATCAGAGATGCAAATTTTGTTCTCATAATTTGCACAGAAAAATATAAGGAAAAATCTGATGCAAGAGTCGGCGGTGTCGGCTATGAAGAATCTATCATATCCTCTGATATGCTATCGAATTCAAACTATCGGAAATACATACCAATACTAAAATCTAAAAGCTATTCTGGGTCAGTTCCAATAGCATTGCACTCAAAAAAATATATAGATCTAACTAGCGAAGATACATTTAGCCCGTCATATCGTGATTTACTTTTAACACTTTATGGTAGGCGGCCAGAAGCACCGCCAATAGGCAAAGCACCTGACTATGTTCGCTCCTAA
- a CDS encoding FMN-binding negative transcriptional regulator: MYVPKYFDGGDEAAAFDFIDAHGFAQLTGLMDGELFCSHLPLLLDREGRRLLGHVALANPQAKALAGQKVQCTFAGPHGYVSPSWYHSSGVPTWNYQAAHVYGTCQLIEDEQAVHDLLRQLTHQYEAGEATPWQPDYNPGMIKAIVGFEIALERVDLKFKLSQNRSKVDQQSVVHALRLRNNQALAEAMVRQLDLDL; encoded by the coding sequence ATGTACGTCCCCAAATATTTTGATGGTGGTGATGAAGCCGCTGCGTTTGATTTTATCGATGCCCATGGCTTTGCCCAGTTAACGGGTTTGATGGATGGCGAGTTGTTTTGTAGCCATTTGCCCTTGCTGTTGGATCGGGAAGGGCGGCGCTTGTTGGGGCATGTCGCTTTGGCGAATCCCCAGGCCAAGGCCTTGGCCGGGCAGAAAGTGCAGTGTACCTTTGCCGGCCCCCATGGTTATGTATCGCCTAGCTGGTATCACTCTTCAGGTGTGCCCACGTGGAATTATCAGGCTGCGCATGTATACGGTACTTGCCAACTGATTGAGGATGAACAGGCTGTGCACGATTTGCTGCGCCAATTAACCCACCAATACGAGGCGGGTGAGGCAACTCCTTGGCAGCCCGACTATAACCCCGGCATGATTAAGGCCATTGTCGGATTCGAGATAGCGTTAGAGCGAGTCGACTTGAAATTTAAGTTGAGCCAAAACCGTTCCAAGGTTGATCAGCAGTCGGTGGTACACGCCTTGCGTTTACGCAATAATCAGGCCTTGGCAGAGGCCATGGTGCGGCAACTCGATCTTGATCTTTAG
- the blaDIM gene encoding DIM/SIM/IMP family subclass B1 metallo-beta-lactamase, whose protein sequence is MKKSLTFTLLLVAFSTCAQSGAALDITEIAPGVYMHTSYKIIEGYGQVGSNGLIVVDAGDAYIIDTPWSEADTESLLAWIAAQGLTLAASISTHSHEDRTAGIELLNSHTVPTYTSELTKSILFSAGKPIPTHTFKGNEFTLKQGVIELYYPGAGHTADNIVVWLPKNKVLFGGCLVRSHEWKSLGYVGDASIHMWASSVENIKARQYTIDIVVPGHGSVGKVDILDHTIALAKLAATKLPPVNIDASID, encoded by the coding sequence ATGAAAAAAAGCCTCACGTTTACTCTCCTGCTTGTCGCATTTTCCACCTGCGCACAGAGCGGCGCAGCATTAGACATTACGGAAATAGCACCAGGGGTATACATGCACACCTCTTACAAAATAATAGAGGGCTACGGGCAAGTGGGCTCGAATGGATTAATTGTGGTGGACGCGGGTGACGCCTATATTATCGATACGCCTTGGTCTGAAGCGGATACTGAGTCACTACTCGCTTGGATTGCGGCTCAAGGCTTGACCCTGGCGGCCAGTATTTCTACCCACTCGCACGAAGACCGTACCGCAGGCATCGAACTGCTCAATAGCCACACAGTGCCGACCTACACATCGGAACTCACCAAGTCGATTCTTTTTAGCGCGGGCAAGCCTATTCCAACACATACATTCAAGGGCAATGAGTTCACGTTGAAACAGGGGGTTATTGAACTCTATTACCCGGGTGCTGGGCATACAGCTGATAATATTGTCGTCTGGTTGCCAAAAAATAAGGTTCTGTTTGGCGGCTGTTTGGTGCGAAGCCATGAATGGAAAAGCTTAGGTTACGTAGGGGACGCCTCCATTCACATGTGGGCGAGCTCAGTTGAAAACATTAAAGCCAGGCAGTACACGATTGACATAGTTGTGCCCGGGCATGGCTCAGTTGGTAAAGTAGATATATTGGATCACACGATAGCACTCGCCAAGTTAGCTGCGACAAAACTCCCGCCAGTCAATATAGATGCATCGATAGATTAA
- a CDS encoding serine/threonine-protein kinase, translating into MAKGQGTIKSGTDELIYMAIKYSKARWQEIQLVLDQVLDQPESEQLAYLAAQCGQDHELLEEVAALLRAGQHAPAFLDRPALDLAGDFSQSLPLETSTSLEQSSSPSDYTGALIGPYRLCEEIGRGGMGLVYRAERTQGAFEQQVAIKLLLNDKGRALVIERFQREQQLLASLVHPNIAQLYDGGLTADGLAYFVMEYVAGQPIHTYCDSRKLSVDQRLRLLLQVANALGFAHQHLIVHRDIKPSNILVTADGQVKLLDFGIAKLLGETDLSDLTRTGEQLLTPGFAAPEQLTNSAITVATDVYQLGLVAYELLTGRRAYRNLATSVAKLVRAICEQEPTRPSSVVMLPVADGSDQLTYTPEQISQLRGVELPSLRRKLSGDLDAIIVKMLANKMPQRYASMDMFRADVEAYFERRPLLAQSPSWSYRSTKFVRRHWRALAAVSAFALLLVVYAGTVTYQSGQIRRALSASQIERDKAQQVSDFLVNVFKAADPNVAGLDSITAKQLLDKSQSKILTDLDNLPEIQAHMLTLIGEVYFSQGNYSNSLALLEDSLARLRRMDKPVGVELGNTLTQLAYVYAYTNRYDEAKALFDESLAIHRQLALATGAQPSYEYGEALSGYGLLQYQQRLYPQAKATLHQALAVLARFNAGNNEEHANALNNLALVEHLQGDFESAREHVEKAIAILKVVLGEAHSYYTVHLMNFVIMLTDMEYYGQAEEIAAQALQLQKSILGERHAYVASSLRNIGVLQYRLGRLTEAEAYLRESLALSIDLQGSNRMQIGATYMWLGAVLRDAGDYTAAAEALENMQEIFITTTKSGEIIGRGKSQLALLALAQGDVDRAGHTFSDALEIMSPEQIRTTYAQVGYAQTLIEAGQPTEAETLLRQALQIRLDHFPEQHSLVAEAQVLLGLALSERGASEEALALLNVGMVQLSKHALFQVGYRQRLLARGAAVQQTLTSVN; encoded by the coding sequence TTGGCAAAAGGCCAAGGCACTATTAAGTCAGGCACTGATGAATTAATTTATATGGCGATAAAATACTCCAAGGCGCGTTGGCAGGAAATTCAGTTGGTTCTCGATCAGGTGTTGGATCAACCTGAATCTGAACAATTGGCTTATTTAGCCGCCCAGTGTGGGCAAGATCATGAGTTGTTGGAAGAGGTTGCAGCGTTGCTGCGAGCTGGCCAGCATGCTCCAGCGTTTTTGGATAGGCCAGCATTGGATTTGGCTGGCGATTTTTCGCAATCACTGCCACTTGAAACAAGCACCTCACTTGAGCAATCTAGTTCGCCCTCTGACTATACCGGCGCACTGATTGGCCCCTACCGTTTGTGTGAGGAAATTGGTCGCGGTGGCATGGGGCTTGTCTATCGTGCCGAGCGCACCCAGGGCGCATTTGAGCAGCAAGTCGCGATCAAATTACTGCTTAATGATAAGGGCCGGGCGTTAGTGATCGAGCGCTTTCAGCGTGAACAACAGTTGCTGGCATCGCTGGTCCATCCCAATATTGCGCAGTTGTATGACGGTGGTTTGACCGCCGACGGTTTGGCTTATTTTGTTATGGAGTATGTGGCCGGGCAGCCTATTCACACTTATTGCGATAGCCGTAAGTTGTCGGTAGATCAGCGCTTGCGCCTGTTATTACAGGTGGCTAACGCGTTGGGCTTTGCCCACCAACATTTGATTGTGCACCGCGATATCAAGCCCTCCAATATTTTGGTCACGGCTGATGGCCAGGTTAAGTTATTGGATTTTGGCATTGCAAAGCTGTTGGGTGAGACAGACCTGTCGGATTTAACGCGCACGGGCGAGCAACTTTTAACACCGGGTTTTGCGGCGCCAGAGCAATTAACGAATAGCGCAATTACCGTGGCAACCGATGTTTATCAATTGGGGTTGGTGGCTTATGAGTTGCTCACTGGGCGTCGCGCCTACCGCAATCTAGCCACGTCTGTTGCTAAGCTTGTTCGAGCTATTTGCGAGCAGGAGCCGACCCGGCCAAGCTCTGTGGTGATGTTGCCGGTAGCGGATGGGAGCGATCAGCTGACCTACACGCCTGAGCAAATCAGTCAATTGCGCGGGGTTGAATTGCCGTCCTTGCGGCGCAAACTTAGCGGCGATCTGGATGCCATCATTGTTAAAATGTTGGCCAATAAAATGCCGCAGCGCTATGCCTCCATGGACATGTTTCGCGCCGATGTGGAAGCTTACTTTGAGCGAAGGCCGCTGCTAGCGCAAAGCCCTAGCTGGTCCTACCGCAGCACTAAATTTGTCCGTCGTCATTGGCGCGCATTAGCAGCAGTGTCGGCTTTCGCACTACTATTGGTGGTTTATGCGGGCACCGTTACCTACCAATCCGGCCAGATTCGACGCGCCTTAAGCGCGAGTCAAATCGAGCGCGACAAAGCGCAGCAGGTGTCTGATTTTCTGGTTAATGTATTCAAAGCTGCCGATCCAAATGTTGCTGGCCTAGATTCCATTACGGCCAAACAACTGCTCGATAAAAGTCAGTCGAAAATATTGACCGACTTGGATAATTTGCCTGAAATTCAGGCTCATATGTTGACCTTGATAGGCGAGGTTTATTTCAGCCAAGGTAACTACAGCAACAGCTTGGCTTTGCTCGAGGATTCGCTTGCGCGTTTGCGCCGAATGGATAAACCGGTCGGCGTGGAGCTGGGCAACACCCTCACCCAGCTGGCTTACGTTTACGCCTACACCAACCGTTATGATGAGGCCAAAGCGCTATTCGATGAGAGCTTGGCCATTCATCGTCAGTTAGCTTTAGCCACTGGCGCACAGCCCAGTTATGAATATGGCGAAGCGCTTTCCGGTTACGGCTTATTACAATACCAGCAGCGCCTGTATCCGCAGGCCAAGGCAACGCTGCATCAGGCATTGGCAGTGCTGGCACGGTTTAATGCTGGTAACAATGAAGAGCATGCCAATGCGCTAAATAATTTGGCGCTAGTGGAGCACTTACAGGGTGATTTTGAGTCGGCACGGGAACACGTCGAAAAGGCTATCGCTATTTTAAAAGTTGTCTTGGGTGAAGCGCACTCTTACTACACCGTTCATTTAATGAATTTTGTCATCATGCTGACGGATATGGAGTATTACGGGCAGGCGGAGGAGATTGCCGCGCAAGCGCTGCAATTACAAAAATCCATACTGGGTGAGCGCCACGCTTATGTGGCTAGCAGCCTGCGCAATATCGGTGTTTTACAGTACCGGTTGGGCCGCTTAACCGAGGCAGAAGCTTATTTGCGTGAAAGTTTGGCGCTGAGTATTGATTTGCAGGGCAGCAACCGTATGCAGATTGGTGCTACTTATATGTGGCTGGGCGCGGTGTTGCGCGACGCCGGTGACTATACCGCTGCGGCTGAGGCGTTGGAAAATATGCAGGAAATATTTATCACCACAACCAAAAGCGGAGAAATAATTGGCCGCGGTAAATCCCAGTTGGCGCTTTTGGCGTTGGCGCAGGGGGATGTAGATCGGGCCGGTCATACGTTTTCTGATGCACTAGAAATTATGTCGCCAGAGCAAATTCGCACCACTTATGCGCAAGTGGGCTACGCCCAAACGTTAATTGAAGCCGGCCAGCCAACGGAGGCCGAAACCTTGTTGCGCCAGGCGTTGCAAATACGCCTTGATCATTTTCCTGAGCAGCACAGTTTGGTGGCTGAGGCGCAGGTGTTGCTCGGTCTGGCGCTGTCAGAGCGCGGGGCTAGCGAAGAGGCACTGGCGTTGTTAAATGTGGGCATGGTGCAACTCAGCAAGCATGCCCTGTTTCAGGTGGGTTACCGGCAACGTTTGTTAGCGCGTGGCGCGGCGGTGCAGCAAACCTTAACCTCGGTAAATTAA
- a CDS encoding response regulator, with protein sequence MKSAHLNLLLVEDNEDHAMLIKTALDESAITLSHVGTAELALTRLQDRSSDIHLLLADVKLPNGSGIDLLKWVKADRQLALLPVIMLSTSANPIDIAASYSAGASGYITKPVGLGPMKDKLKHFIRYWLEVCVVPNGN encoded by the coding sequence ATGAAAAGTGCACACCTTAATTTGCTGCTCGTTGAGGATAACGAGGATCACGCCATGCTAATTAAGACTGCGCTCGATGAAAGCGCCATCACACTAAGCCATGTAGGAACAGCGGAGCTCGCGCTTACTCGGCTACAAGATAGATCAAGCGACATACATTTACTTTTAGCGGACGTAAAATTACCCAATGGATCAGGCATCGATTTATTAAAATGGGTAAAGGCCGACAGACAGCTCGCACTTCTACCTGTCATCATGCTCTCGACATCGGCAAATCCAATCGATATCGCCGCAAGCTATAGCGCCGGCGCCAGCGGCTACATCACCAAGCCCGTCGGCCTCGGGCCAATGAAAGATAAACTCAAGCACTTTATTCGCTACTGGCTTGAGGTTTGCGTCGTACCTAACGGCAACTAG
- a CDS encoding integron integrase produces MKSAFMQELRDAIRAKHYSIKTEHTYLYWVGGYLRFSRCKAREEIGGALAIRNYLNHLALERNVSPNTQKTALNAIVFMYRAVLGVEPGDFSDFHKAKGPLKLPTVLTHDEVRRLFAHMQGPTRLCAGLMYGSGLRVMETVRLRVQDIDFDRLCVYVRDGKGRKSRITTLSPHLVKALKAQVTIVTGLFQRDCSEALWDGVYLPHALDRKYPRAPFELGWQYLFPADQWSRDPRSGKHRRHHTVESVAQRAVTAAVRKADIHKPATCHTLRHSFATHLLEGGADIRTVQTQLGHADVKTTEIYTHVLNRGGQAVKSPLLDF; encoded by the coding sequence ATGAAGTCAGCCTTTATGCAGGAATTGCGCGATGCCATTCGCGCCAAGCATTACAGTATTAAAACCGAGCACACCTATCTTTATTGGGTGGGTGGATATTTGCGGTTTAGTCGGTGCAAGGCAAGAGAAGAAATTGGTGGCGCCCTCGCTATTCGTAACTACTTAAATCACTTGGCGCTCGAGCGCAATGTCAGCCCGAATACGCAGAAGACGGCACTCAATGCCATTGTATTCATGTACCGTGCAGTTTTGGGGGTCGAGCCCGGAGACTTTTCCGATTTTCATAAAGCTAAAGGCCCCTTAAAACTGCCAACCGTGCTGACGCACGATGAGGTGCGTAGGTTGTTTGCTCACATGCAAGGGCCAACAAGGCTGTGTGCGGGACTGATGTATGGCTCAGGGTTACGCGTGATGGAAACGGTGCGATTGCGGGTGCAGGACATCGATTTTGATCGGCTATGTGTTTACGTGCGAGATGGCAAGGGGCGGAAGTCGCGAATTACAACATTGTCTCCTCATTTGGTTAAAGCCCTAAAGGCACAAGTGACAATAGTCACTGGCCTATTTCAGAGGGATTGTTCAGAGGCACTGTGGGACGGCGTGTACCTACCTCATGCCTTAGATCGAAAATACCCACGCGCGCCCTTTGAATTGGGCTGGCAGTATTTATTTCCTGCTGATCAATGGAGTCGTGATCCTCGCTCGGGTAAACATAGGCGCCACCATACCGTTGAATCCGTTGCCCAACGCGCAGTAACCGCCGCCGTGCGCAAAGCTGATATTCATAAGCCGGCTACCTGCCACACATTGCGCCATTCATTCGCCACTCACTTACTTGAAGGCGGCGCAGATATTCGCACCGTGCAGACGCAGTTGGGCCACGCCGATGTTAAAACAACGGAAATTTATACCCATGTGTTGAACCGTGGTGGTCAGGCAGTCAAAAGCCCGTTGCTGGATTTTTAG
- a CDS encoding DUF2238 domain-containing protein, with translation MKLSEILWLTIFALVFVWSAIDPKDRFTWFLEVAPALIGLLVLLATYRRFPLTQMLSVLILGHCIVLMVGGHYTYAEVPLFDSMKEWFGFERNNYDKVGHFVQGFVPAILAREILIRKSVVNGRAWLNVFVVSICLAFSAFYELLEWWVGATSGESAEAFLGTQGYVWDTQSDMALALLGAMCALVFLSRWHDKQLARLHH, from the coding sequence ATGAAACTTTCGGAAATACTCTGGTTAACCATTTTTGCGTTGGTGTTTGTGTGGTCGGCAATAGACCCGAAAGATCGCTTTACTTGGTTTTTGGAGGTGGCGCCGGCGTTAATTGGCTTGCTGGTTTTGTTGGCTACTTATCGGCGCTTCCCGCTCACGCAAATGTTATCTGTTTTAATTCTTGGCCATTGTATTGTGTTGATGGTGGGCGGCCATTACACCTACGCGGAAGTGCCTTTGTTCGACAGCATGAAGGAGTGGTTTGGCTTCGAGCGCAACAATTACGACAAAGTGGGGCACTTTGTTCAAGGTTTCGTGCCCGCCATTTTAGCGCGGGAAATTCTTATTCGTAAATCCGTGGTTAATGGCCGCGCCTGGCTAAATGTGTTTGTGGTGAGCATCTGTTTAGCCTTTAGCGCTTTTTACGAATTACTTGAATGGTGGGTGGGTGCCACTAGTGGTGAGTCGGCCGAGGCGTTCTTGGGTACGCAAGGTTATGTGTGGGATACCCAATCCGATATGGCTCTAGCCTTGCTTGGAGCGATGTGTGCCCTTGTGTTTTTATCCCGCTGGCACGACAAGCAACTGGCGCGCTTGCACCATTGA
- a CDS encoding nuclear transport factor 2 family protein has protein sequence MGIESQIIELEKSLFQSDIRSSISELRSRLAPEFREIASTGEIVDLQDVLERLPKENGWEAKAQDFEFSRLSEDICMLVYKSFHRASGNCKGKNSLRCSIWKRYGDVWKMVFHQGTSIE, from the coding sequence ATGGGAATCGAGTCACAGATAATAGAGCTAGAAAAATCACTTTTCCAAAGTGACATACGCAGCTCTATTTCCGAGCTTAGAAGTCGGCTTGCACCCGAATTTAGGGAGATAGCCTCGACAGGTGAAATCGTAGATCTACAAGATGTCTTAGAGAGGCTACCTAAAGAAAACGGATGGGAAGCTAAAGCTCAAGACTTTGAATTTAGCCGTCTCAGTGAAGATATTTGTATGTTGGTTTATAAGTCATTCCATAGGGCGTCGGGTAATTGCAAAGGTAAAAATTCCCTACGCTGTAGTATTTGGAAGAGATATGGAGATGTTTGGAAAATGGTTTTTCATCAAGGTACAAGCATTGAGTAG